In the genome of Chryseobacterium arthrosphaerae, one region contains:
- a CDS encoding ABC transporter ATP-binding protein codes for MINIHNLSKIYRAEDVQTHALNEVSLSIKEGEFLAIMGPSGCGKSTFLNIIGLLDTASSGSYKFETAEMMGLSERKKSDVRKKNIGFIFQNFNLIDELTVYENIELPLIYNGVSPSERKRKVEEIMDKINISHRAKHYPQQLSGGQQQRAAVARALVTKPKLILADEPTGNLDSSNGNEVMNLLAELHREGSTIVMVTHSSYDAGFASRIINMKDGEIFNEEHASQRKDVFAKADAGAFE; via the coding sequence ATGATCAATATACACAACCTTTCAAAAATATACAGAGCCGAAGACGTACAGACGCATGCCTTAAATGAGGTGAGCCTGAGCATTAAAGAAGGTGAATTTCTCGCTATAATGGGACCTTCCGGATGTGGAAAATCAACCTTCCTGAATATTATCGGGCTTCTGGATACTGCTTCGTCAGGCTCCTATAAATTTGAAACGGCAGAAATGATGGGGCTGAGCGAAAGAAAGAAATCTGATGTCCGTAAGAAAAATATAGGCTTTATTTTCCAGAATTTTAATCTGATCGATGAACTGACAGTCTATGAAAATATTGAATTGCCCCTGATCTACAACGGAGTTTCCCCTTCCGAAAGAAAAAGAAAAGTAGAAGAGATCATGGATAAGATCAATATTTCCCACCGGGCCAAGCATTATCCGCAGCAGCTTTCCGGCGGGCAGCAGCAGAGAGCGGCAGTCGCAAGAGCTTTGGTAACAAAACCCAAACTGATTCTCGCAGATGAACCCACAGGAAACCTGGACAGCTCTAATGGTAATGAAGTCATGAACCTGCTGGCAGAACTTCACAGAGAAGGATCTACCATTGTAATGGTGACCCACTCTTCCTATGATGCAGGTTTTGCCTCCCGTATCATCAATATGAAAGACGGTGAAATTTTTAATGAAGAACACGCTTCCCAGAGAAAAGATGTCTTTGCAAAGGCTGATGCCGGAGCATTCGAATAA
- a CDS encoding sensor histidine kinase, with amino-acid sequence MNKSYHLGLIYNLLAIACGIGAYHFFSEGKWFNTLLFILLTIVFVALMYYSFLARTSKAEKIIYAVRKKDFSLFPRMEGDPLLDNSIRLYYQSKEEQFSLSSYKLLYESILDQMETGLIILSEKDKNWDVFYVNNTFLDILKVPKYNRWELYAAKVPEFYRIIEETGYKSSQEFFDISIHNNTKQSFSLRTKQIKNTQHRFYVITMESVQKIIEQKEKLAWNNLMKVISHELLNTLTPVNSLIQNLEYISNQEVIDPEDQQEMKDSLMIINSKSKQLLNFVDHYRQIAELPKPVLSPVPLKKVIEAAISFLKPEFEKHNIRMSSDLGNHIVSADEKMVERSLINVYLNAIHALSEKENKIITTVVRSHNNRIIISITDNGSGVPSEIKDKIFLPFFTTRSNGSGIGLTLTKSIMEAHGGYLNYKALQEGSCFELWFLE; translated from the coding sequence ATGAATAAAAGCTATCATTTAGGACTCATCTACAATTTGCTTGCTATTGCTTGTGGAATTGGTGCCTATCACTTTTTTTCGGAAGGAAAATGGTTCAATACCCTGCTCTTTATCCTGCTTACGATTGTTTTTGTGGCATTGATGTATTATTCATTCCTTGCCCGTACTTCAAAAGCGGAAAAAATCATTTATGCTGTCAGAAAGAAAGATTTTTCACTATTTCCCCGGATGGAAGGTGATCCGCTGCTTGATAACAGTATCCGTCTGTATTACCAGAGCAAAGAGGAACAGTTTTCTTTATCTTCCTATAAACTCCTCTATGAAAGTATCCTGGATCAAATGGAAACGGGATTGATCATCCTGTCTGAAAAAGATAAAAACTGGGATGTATTTTATGTAAACAACACCTTTCTTGATATTTTAAAGGTTCCCAAATACAACCGCTGGGAACTGTATGCCGCCAAAGTACCTGAATTTTACAGAATTATTGAAGAAACAGGCTATAAGAGTTCACAGGAGTTTTTTGATATTTCCATTCATAATAATACCAAACAGTCTTTTTCCCTCAGGACCAAGCAGATAAAAAACACCCAGCACCGTTTCTATGTCATCACCATGGAATCTGTGCAGAAAATCATAGAACAAAAAGAAAAACTGGCCTGGAACAATCTGATGAAAGTGATCTCCCATGAGCTCCTGAATACTTTAACTCCGGTCAACAGCCTGATCCAGAATCTTGAATACATCAGCAACCAGGAAGTGATAGATCCCGAAGATCAGCAGGAAATGAAAGACAGCCTCATGATCATCAATTCCAAATCAAAGCAGCTTTTAAATTTCGTGGATCACTACCGCCAGATTGCAGAATTGCCTAAGCCTGTCCTTTCCCCTGTTCCACTCAAAAAAGTTATTGAAGCTGCCATCAGTTTTCTGAAACCGGAATTTGAGAAGCATAATATCCGGATGAGCTCAGACCTTGGAAACCATATTGTGTCCGCAGATGAAAAAATGGTTGAACGCAGCCTGATCAATGTTTATCTCAATGCAATTCATGCCCTTTCTGAAAAAGAAAACAAAATCATCACTACCGTTGTAAGGTCTCACAACAACCGGATTATTATAAGCATCACGGATAACGGCTCAGGAGTTCCTTCTGAGATCAAAGACAAGATATTCCTCCCGTTTTTTACAACGAGGTCCAATGGCTCCGGAATCGGGCTTACGCTTACTAAAAGTATCATGGAAGCTCATGGCGGTTATCTTAATTATAAAGCCCTGCAGGAAGGGAGCTGTTTTGAATTGTGGTTTCTGGAATAA
- a CDS encoding TolC family protein — protein sequence MKNFIFLFFVGLYPAQQAWNLQQCLDYASSHHPLVKQATVNVSRNEKLITGSKGMLLPSVEAGVRHTYSFGSSINQSSNQREALNTQYDQFYAQADWNLFNWKNILDISLSKLNKETSIYKLKQARNKVKLNVIQMFFAYQNGRSWLEVLETQISGMQEQIKRTEKEVEIGNRPKSDIYDIKANLGTLQEQWVSAKNQRDQSKINLLNALSIAEDSLDFVMADENLSSEAEFHDPDFTRKLLEVNPAYQSAIAEIKAQEKKEAIARAGYLPTLNGSYSWSTFYNKVLGKDNGSTVSFSDQFSQNKNQSLNVGLSIPIFNKLQVKTNVETAKLNSISAQYDKELVINDLTQNINSIKAQFLNAQEKYSLLDANFENQKLSFQKSEEKYKEGLMDAYTFFVVRNGWLQANFNLITSRNDVIQQTELLKVLQTEF from the coding sequence ATGAAAAATTTCATTTTCCTATTTTTTGTTGGCCTTTATCCGGCACAGCAGGCATGGAACCTGCAGCAGTGTCTCGACTATGCTTCCAGTCATCATCCTTTGGTAAAGCAGGCTACAGTAAACGTCAGCAGGAATGAAAAGCTTATTACGGGATCAAAAGGAATGCTTTTACCCTCAGTAGAAGCAGGAGTGAGGCATACTTACAGTTTTGGATCTTCTATCAACCAGTCCAGTAACCAGAGAGAAGCTCTCAATACCCAATATGATCAGTTTTATGCCCAGGCAGACTGGAATCTCTTTAACTGGAAAAATATTCTGGATATTTCTCTGTCTAAACTGAATAAAGAAACCAGCATCTATAAACTTAAGCAGGCCCGGAATAAGGTAAAACTGAATGTGATCCAGATGTTTTTTGCCTATCAGAACGGCAGAAGCTGGCTTGAAGTACTGGAAACCCAGATATCCGGAATGCAGGAACAGATCAAACGTACCGAAAAAGAAGTGGAGATCGGGAACAGGCCTAAAAGTGATATTTACGATATCAAAGCGAACCTGGGAACTTTACAGGAGCAGTGGGTCTCTGCTAAAAATCAGCGGGATCAGTCAAAAATTAACCTGTTGAATGCCTTGTCCATAGCCGAAGATTCCCTGGATTTTGTGATGGCCGATGAAAATCTTTCTTCAGAGGCCGAGTTTCATGATCCGGACTTTACCCGGAAACTCCTGGAAGTAAATCCCGCTTACCAATCGGCAATCGCAGAAATAAAAGCCCAGGAAAAAAAAGAAGCTATTGCAAGGGCAGGCTACCTGCCGACTTTAAACGGCAGCTACAGCTGGTCAACCTTTTATAATAAAGTATTGGGGAAAGATAACGGTTCTACCGTCAGTTTCTCTGATCAGTTTTCACAGAATAAAAATCAGTCTCTGAATGTTGGGCTCAGCATTCCCATTTTCAATAAACTTCAGGTAAAAACCAATGTGGAAACCGCAAAACTGAACAGTATCAGTGCACAATACGATAAAGAGCTGGTTATTAATGATCTTACTCAGAATATAAATTCCATTAAGGCACAGTTTTTAAATGCCCAGGAGAAATACAGCCTGCTGGATGCTAATTTTGAAAATCAAAAACTATCCTTCCAGAAATCTGAGGAAAAATATAAAGAAGGATTAATGGATGCCTATACTTTTTTCGTAGTCAGGAACGGATGGCTTCAGGCTAATTTTAACCTCATCACCAGCAGAAATGATGTGATTCAGCAGACAGAATTACTCAAAGTATTACAAACAGAATTTTAA
- a CDS encoding efflux RND transporter periplasmic adaptor subunit translates to MDTKIVKKKSKLKFVLGGLILLGVVILSSWYFLLQKKTYNVSAESIQTDVVTQGKFEDMLMVTAQTQSLNSSLVNVLEGGAVKEIFAEDGQMLTKDQPIARVYNPNTEFTYMSQETGIMQQISQMWNTLLELKNQELAQDKELLLAQNDYNTALQNFNLQKRLYDAEIGKKTDYDVSVQNLTYQKQRKSIVEKGFSAEKNSRNAQMSAINTSMGQMDKSLQILRSNKNNFLIMAPVSGRLSSFSISLGENLTTGQSIGKIDLMDGYKLVAKVDEYYINKLHNGIKGVLDNNNQPYEVIITKILPEVKDGQFLVELNFTEKKPDNLTIGMTFGLKLKLSADTQSIMLPKGSFSKDTGGKWIFVVKGNKAERRTISLGRENPLYYEVMSGLKAGETVITSDYADLKKYEILAIKK, encoded by the coding sequence ATGGATACGAAAATAGTAAAAAAGAAATCGAAATTAAAATTTGTTTTAGGCGGATTGATTCTGTTGGGAGTTGTGATACTCTCCAGCTGGTATTTTCTGCTGCAGAAAAAAACATACAATGTTTCTGCCGAAAGTATTCAGACTGATGTGGTTACCCAGGGGAAATTTGAAGATATGCTGATGGTAACGGCACAGACCCAGTCGCTTAATTCTTCACTGGTCAATGTTCTGGAAGGTGGTGCCGTGAAAGAGATCTTTGCAGAAGACGGGCAGATGCTCACCAAAGACCAGCCCATTGCAAGGGTATACAATCCCAATACGGAATTTACGTATATGAGCCAGGAAACAGGAATTATGCAGCAGATCAGCCAGATGTGGAATACGCTTCTTGAGCTGAAAAACCAGGAACTGGCTCAGGATAAAGAACTGCTGCTGGCACAGAATGACTACAATACGGCACTTCAGAATTTTAACCTGCAAAAGAGACTGTATGATGCAGAAATCGGAAAAAAAACAGATTACGACGTCAGTGTACAGAATCTTACCTATCAGAAACAAAGAAAATCAATTGTTGAAAAAGGGTTTTCTGCTGAGAAGAATTCAAGAAATGCACAGATGTCAGCCATCAATACTTCAATGGGGCAGATGGATAAGAGCCTTCAGATCTTACGTTCCAACAAAAACAATTTCCTGATCATGGCTCCTGTTTCCGGAAGGCTTTCATCATTTTCCATTTCATTGGGCGAAAACCTGACAACAGGGCAGAGCATCGGAAAGATCGATCTGATGGACGGCTATAAACTGGTGGCTAAAGTAGATGAATACTATATCAATAAACTTCATAACGGCATCAAAGGTGTGCTCGATAATAATAATCAGCCTTATGAAGTCATCATTACCAAAATCCTGCCGGAAGTAAAGGACGGTCAGTTTCTGGTTGAACTGAATTTTACAGAAAAGAAACCGGACAACCTTACAATAGGAATGACTTTCGGACTGAAGCTGAAGCTTTCCGCAGATACCCAAAGCATCATGCTTCCCAAGGGCAGTTTCTCAAAAGATACCGGCGGAAAATGGATCTTTGTGGTCAAAGGAAATAAAGCAGAAAGAAGAACAATCAGCCTTGGCCGGGAAAATCCGCTCTATTACGAGGTAATGTCAGGATTGAAGGCCGGTGAAACGGTGATCACATCAGATTATGCAGATCTGAAAAAATATGAGATCCTTGCTATTAAAAAGTAA
- a CDS encoding ABC transporter permease gives MLTNWLKIALINYKKNWLSTGINLFGLTIGLTGFMLILMHWNDEESYERWNPKKDHIYAFQSYSKKDNSYGNNISIPMAKRAKEMIPGVQDYVLFSGSGIGVKITAKDKSVYQKDGMAVSESFFNFFPFKLIAGSYKDALKGESSAALSTTAARNIFGKTDVVGESIKFDGKNYSVTAVYELPEGNSQIKPEFVFNPVQQMKENENSWGNFSYGCFFMLKEGTDLAVVRQKFIKDIFEYRAARDGKSSGLSVQQYLDLYGPTDSLLTPLDGLKLHAKSSWFGNPDFKTLMILFTLSVLIVVLSAINFINLKTAQASQRAKEIGVRKAIGSTKTHLVLQFLLETFVICISSYLLSLALTELLLPGFNKFFGKEIKMTDWHIYFYSFGMILLVTLISGLIPAVYLSNFKAIETLKGNFARSKHGVWMRNGILTLQLIISSFFIIGGLIVNQQVKYMMNKDLGFNGKQVMMINFSESNPKPWLKYERLKTDMRNIQGVTDVSYGEAVPGEGRYGSSNMDFMDKSIQAQHGSMDYNYLKFMNVKLIKGRWLDPNLSSDTISNILVNEAFVRKFGWNDDQALKNEIQPGFDDKKYKIVGIVKDFNIRSLKREVEPIVFFHYRQTGWKRYNIYNIQLKIAPNDIDGTVKRLKTYWQTNVEPGYPFTYYFVDQRFAKTFEVYQKQQTLFTILNAMVLMVALLGLFALSSLMIEQKLKDVAIRKTLGASDHTLVFGLTRQFLWIAVIAVLISVPICYFLMNEWLKDFAYRIDMPVWPFIVSFLTLLGLTFAVVSIKAYKATKVNLIKYLKYE, from the coding sequence ATGCTTACCAACTGGCTCAAAATTGCCCTGATCAATTATAAAAAAAACTGGCTGTCGACAGGTATTAATTTATTTGGACTCACCATTGGCTTAACCGGCTTTATGCTCATTCTGATGCACTGGAATGATGAAGAATCCTATGAAAGATGGAACCCCAAAAAAGATCATATCTATGCTTTTCAGTCTTACTCCAAAAAAGACAATTCCTATGGAAATAATATTTCTATTCCAATGGCCAAACGGGCTAAGGAAATGATTCCGGGAGTTCAGGATTACGTCCTGTTCAGCGGATCAGGAATAGGGGTGAAGATAACTGCAAAAGACAAATCGGTGTATCAGAAAGATGGAATGGCGGTTTCTGAAAGCTTTTTCAATTTCTTTCCATTCAAACTGATTGCAGGAAGCTATAAAGATGCGCTGAAGGGGGAGAGTTCCGCAGCGCTTTCCACTACTGCTGCCCGGAATATTTTCGGCAAAACCGATGTGGTAGGGGAAAGTATCAAATTTGATGGCAAGAATTACAGTGTAACTGCTGTGTATGAACTTCCGGAAGGAAATTCACAGATAAAACCGGAATTCGTTTTCAATCCTGTTCAGCAGATGAAGGAGAATGAGAACAGTTGGGGAAATTTCAGTTATGGCTGTTTCTTTATGCTTAAGGAAGGTACTGATCTTGCTGTAGTACGGCAAAAATTTATAAAAGATATCTTTGAATACCGTGCAGCCCGGGATGGAAAATCCTCAGGATTGTCAGTACAGCAGTATCTTGATCTGTATGGTCCTACAGACAGCCTATTGACGCCACTGGATGGGCTGAAACTCCACGCAAAATCTTCCTGGTTTGGAAATCCTGATTTCAAAACACTGATGATCCTCTTTACGCTTTCTGTTCTTATTGTTGTTTTATCAGCCATCAACTTTATCAACCTGAAGACGGCACAGGCCTCTCAACGTGCTAAAGAAATTGGCGTGAGAAAGGCAATCGGCAGTACCAAAACACATCTTGTCCTGCAGTTTTTGCTGGAAACATTTGTAATCTGTATTTCATCTTATCTGCTTTCACTGGCTTTAACGGAGCTGCTCCTGCCAGGCTTCAATAAATTCTTTGGTAAAGAAATCAAGATGACCGACTGGCATATTTACTTTTACTCTTTTGGGATGATCCTTCTGGTTACGCTGATTTCAGGACTTATTCCGGCAGTTTATCTTTCAAATTTCAAAGCGATAGAGACCCTGAAAGGAAATTTTGCCAGAAGCAAGCATGGCGTTTGGATGAGAAACGGAATTCTCACCTTACAGTTAATCATCTCTTCATTTTTTATTATTGGCGGGCTTATCGTTAATCAGCAGGTGAAATACATGATGAACAAAGATCTTGGCTTTAACGGAAAACAGGTAATGATGATCAACTTCAGTGAAAGTAATCCGAAACCGTGGCTGAAATATGAGCGCCTTAAGACTGATATGAGAAATATTCAGGGAGTGACCGATGTCTCTTACGGGGAAGCTGTGCCGGGAGAAGGAAGATATGGCAGTTCCAATATGGATTTTATGGATAAAAGCATTCAGGCCCAGCATGGTTCTATGGACTATAATTACCTGAAGTTTATGAATGTAAAACTTATAAAAGGACGCTGGCTGGATCCGAACCTATCATCTGATACAATCAGCAATATTTTAGTGAATGAAGCTTTTGTAAGAAAATTCGGATGGAATGATGATCAGGCCCTGAAGAATGAAATACAACCCGGATTTGATGACAAAAAATATAAAATTGTAGGTATTGTAAAAGATTTCAATATAAGAAGCCTTAAAAGAGAAGTAGAACCCATCGTATTTTTCCATTACAGGCAGACAGGATGGAAGCGGTACAATATCTATAACATTCAGCTGAAAATAGCTCCGAACGATATTGACGGGACCGTAAAAAGGCTGAAAACCTATTGGCAGACCAACGTGGAACCGGGCTATCCTTTTACCTATTATTTTGTAGATCAGCGATTTGCCAAAACTTTTGAAGTCTATCAAAAACAGCAGACCTTATTCACCATTCTGAATGCTATGGTACTTATGGTAGCTCTGCTGGGACTTTTTGCACTGTCTTCATTAATGATCGAACAGAAACTGAAAGATGTAGCGATCAGAAAAACATTGGGAGCTTCAGATCATACACTTGTTTTCGGATTGACAAGACAGTTCCTGTGGATTGCTGTGATTGCTGTTCTGATCAGCGTTCCGATCTGCTATTTTCTGATGAACGAATGGCTGAAAGATTTCGCCTACAGAATAGATATGCCGGTATGGCCGTTCATCGTAAGCTTTTTAACATTACTGGGATTAACGTTTGCTGTCGTAAGTATCAAAGCGTATAAAGCAACCAAGGTAAACCTTATAAAATATCTGAAGTATGAATAA
- a CDS encoding VOC family protein, which yields MKLTSLRIITQDIRQSVQFYENTIGLKARWYTEDFAELSTDSITIAIGSTRTMQMFGTEHQTAAESSKNTIIEFLVASVDEEYERIKNLTDRIVQEPATMPWGNRSLLFSDPDGNLINFFTPVSPEAIQKFS from the coding sequence ATGAAATTAACATCATTAAGGATCATCACACAGGACATCAGACAATCTGTTCAGTTTTATGAAAATACTATAGGGTTGAAAGCCCGCTGGTATACGGAAGACTTTGCTGAACTCTCCACAGATTCCATTACCATTGCCATTGGCAGTACCCGCACCATGCAAATGTTCGGGACTGAACATCAGACTGCTGCTGAAAGTTCTAAAAATACCATTATAGAATTTCTGGTAGCCAGTGTAGATGAGGAATATGAAAGAATTAAAAACCTTACGGACCGCATTGTTCAGGAGCCTGCCACCATGCCATGGGGTAACCGCTCACTCCTGTTCTCAGATCCGGATGGAAATCTTATTAATTTTTTCACCCCTGTGAGCCCTGAAGCCATTCAGAAGTTCAGTTAA
- a CDS encoding sigma-54-dependent transcriptional regulator has protein sequence MRKKEAHILIVDDDEDILFSARVWLKKFFSQVSCLSKPAEILKFMTENQVDAVVLDMNFRKGFESGQDGLYWMNEIKTLEPQLPIILMTAYGEVELAVEALKNGASDFILKPWNNEKLYASVNLAVDISRKNRKLSQWENVHHKNSQYQLESRSPGMQEVLEQIRRVAPTDANVLLLGENGTGKYVLAESIHEQSERKNQPFVHIDLGSISENLFESELFGYKKGAFTDANQDYTGKIENAQNGTVFLDEIGNLPLQLQAKLLSLIQNRKLSRLGESKERILDVRFIFATNENLKKAVAENRFRQDLYYRINTVEVKIPALRERQEDIGLLAQYFLDRYKQKYHKPGLELTHELMAGLTQFPWPGNIRELDHCLERSVILSNDNKLQVLIPQLEEQENTIVNLNIEEMEEVLIRKALRKHKGNISLAAEDLGLSRAALYRRMEKFGL, from the coding sequence ATGCGTAAAAAAGAAGCTCATATCCTGATTGTAGATGATGACGAAGATATCCTGTTTTCAGCAAGAGTCTGGCTGAAAAAGTTTTTTTCACAGGTAAGCTGCCTGAGTAAGCCGGCAGAAATTTTAAAATTCATGACGGAAAACCAGGTAGACGCTGTTGTACTGGACATGAATTTCAGAAAAGGTTTTGAAAGCGGGCAGGACGGTCTTTACTGGATGAACGAGATAAAGACACTGGAACCTCAGCTGCCTATCATACTCATGACGGCTTACGGTGAAGTGGAACTGGCTGTGGAAGCACTGAAAAACGGGGCCTCAGACTTTATTCTGAAACCGTGGAACAATGAGAAACTGTATGCCTCTGTCAATCTTGCTGTAGATATTTCAAGAAAAAACAGAAAGCTCAGCCAATGGGAAAATGTACATCATAAAAACAGCCAATATCAGCTGGAAAGCCGTTCTCCGGGGATGCAGGAAGTGCTCGAACAGATCAGGCGGGTTGCTCCCACTGATGCCAATGTATTGTTATTGGGTGAAAACGGAACAGGAAAATATGTTCTTGCCGAATCTATTCATGAGCAGTCTGAAAGGAAAAACCAACCGTTTGTGCATATTGACCTGGGAAGTATTTCGGAGAATCTTTTTGAATCTGAACTGTTCGGGTATAAAAAAGGAGCTTTTACAGATGCCAACCAGGATTATACGGGAAAAATTGAAAATGCCCAGAACGGAACTGTTTTTCTTGATGAAATCGGCAACCTGCCTCTTCAGCTTCAGGCGAAATTACTCAGCCTGATCCAGAACAGGAAATTATCCAGACTGGGAGAATCTAAAGAAAGGATACTGGATGTACGTTTTATTTTTGCCACCAATGAAAACCTGAAAAAAGCCGTTGCAGAAAACCGTTTCCGCCAGGATCTGTATTACAGGATCAATACTGTGGAAGTGAAGATCCCTGCTTTACGGGAAAGACAGGAAGATATCGGGCTGCTGGCTCAATATTTCCTGGACCGTTACAAACAAAAGTACCATAAACCCGGTCTTGAACTTACCCATGAGCTCATGGCCGGACTTACCCAGTTTCCATGGCCGGGAAATATCCGGGAACTTGATCACTGTCTTGAAAGAAGTGTTATTTTATCCAACGATAATAAGCTTCAGGTATTGATCCCACAGCTGGAGGAACAGGAAAACACTATTGTCAACCTCAATATTGAAGAGATGGAAGAAGTCCTTATCAGGAAAGCGCTAAGGAAACACAAAGGAAATATTTCCCTGGCCGCAGAAGACCTGGGACTTTCCCGGGCTGCTTTGTACAGGAGAATGGAGAAATTTGGACTGTAA